The DNA sequence GAAGCAATCTCTTTTGAAATATCCAGGGGATTGCTTCGGACAATACCCTCGCAATGACACAGCCACATGCAGTTAAACCGATACAAATCGTATTATCATGAATTATATTGACAGTGTACTAGCACTGTCCACTGTTACAAGACCCTTTACTTTGCGCCCCCCGATCACTCGAGGTTTACCTTTATCGAATATTTTACCGCTTTAGTTCTCTGTTAAAGAGAAATTTTCATTTTACCTATACAGCCTAAGGTGTATTATAGCCGAAATCATCTGTTTTACGAGAGATGGGTCAAGGCTTTAGAGTTTGTGCAAAAATTTCTAAATGGAACCATAGAGAATAAGGGTTTTTATCGAAAAATATCGTATAAAGTAGTATGGGTAAAAATAATCATACTCTTTGCACGAACTCTTTAGCCCCGAGTACGCCTGACTCAAAAATTCAAACTGAAAGGTTTGAATTATAATCATGGCTTGATGATTGACCTGTTACACCAGAGCTTGTAACCCTATCTTTTTTAATTGTCTCTGGTTTTCCTTCATTTTCTGATGTACAGATGACCATGATCTTTTTGCATAGACAATGGGGATGCCTTTACTTTCAGCGATCTTTTTTATCTTATGTGATAGATTGTGATTGACAAAGTCGTACAGTACTATGATAAAGTCCATAGTTTCCGGAATCCCGCCATGTACCTTTTGTCCACTCCGCCCAGTTATGTGCCGAACATCATTTACCCCCATTCTATCAAGTTCTTTTGGAATACTACCTAAATGATCACCACCAACAATAAGTACAGACATTTTTCTCTCCTCCTCTTCAAAGTTATTAATAGATATATTGAGACTCAGTCTCAATATCATATAAAAAAAATTTTAGATGTCAATACAAAATAAAAAATTTATCTTAAGTTTCGTATAGTTAACAAACTCTA is a window from the Candidatus Jettenia sp. genome containing:
- a CDS encoding DUF2325 domain-containing protein → MSVLIVGGDHLGSIPKELDRMGVNDVRHITGRSGQKVHGGIPETMDFIIVLYDFVNHNLSHKIKKIAESKGIPIVYAKRSWSSVHQKMKENQRQLKKIGLQALV